In Fusobacterium massiliense, a single window of DNA contains:
- a CDS encoding two-partner secretion domain-containing protein, with amino-acid sequence MKNKRLISIFFQFLLSWNIFSANLVLDPNSNQNTSLDKSQTGIPIVNIATPNHRGVSVNNFLEYNVGKEGQVLNNADNIGRSHLAGLINSNPNLGPHQAANLAVIQVKGANRSDIEGYIEALSREKLNVILSNENGIYLNGAGTINIKNFTATTGKVNFVDGNVKNFDVEKGKILIGDKGFDLSSTDKSQILSKLLEIQGKLVAGEKLDLVTGEHTFDMEEHIRNKDKKGGTLVISGDMIGAGSMYANQIKIHLTDKNSLLNMGGIFALKQNLEITAEGKVKVKNVQGNGIDIKAKEYEQTNSGLSQDNIKIDAQKIKLAGDKTQAEKEIVLKGNVENSANIYTKEFLETKDLINSGNVATLKDIKVNNVNNTGEIVTNSKFTADNVKTTNKLVAVSDISVKNLENSGVVGTSSTLNINGKLNNTKDIQASGNIKITGNAENTGEIVTGGSFTAKDTKTTKKLLAKENIAVGNLTNEGLVATEGKLDIAGSLKNTKDIEVEKSIKVFSDILNTGNISTNLTLTGKNTINSGDIKVKEKINIDNLTNSGNILTNSSLVAKDIKNTKNIFVKDDISSGAIENKGIVHAKNITTKGSVINENTIETGNLNIIGNELKNNGNNSLIKVDNIMANVNTVENTGDLLALNNIVLTTNKLTNTKNIKALNKIEANNNELKNSGEIVSNKEIKLNETDLANTGKIASNTIEMKDLKNFSNTGEITGTDVILTTSQDVNLVSKLHGENSLTIKAKDVVNDGETTGKNLISIDSRNFTNKKDLSAQDLKLKANEKIENKAILSGTNVDIKTKDLVNKDLLASENDLKINSLGKIENQKAKTIYAGKNLDITGNIIENQEGEILANNIFIESKKLTNNIGTIQAENKLRIKSDIVENIGKVDDYNSYESFYETWDVDYLTLDEVNNLWKENISSSYSKRSLTESSSKRAPRRNQKRKYEEIAKRMIENPHPSLLFQKYDAKMRKDLGGGNNTTGTGTADIQKTALKERLISKAKTHHGKILANDNIDIEAKEILNKDSIISTKEIVTINADKLENLVSTSGGKIKVKTGEESLSLSENHRSPNARKPYHKTTDSISYVRDFQNDYVYEYTFPNGRKERSVEKKNYTYLDDGIRVRVPYERIYIGRYGYVTGQPSVIEGKSLDIKVKNEVVQAIDEANGRKRENKPVIIPEMKKETVAQGNSIINNELEITDKNINREIEVVSNMSEIQNIINTGKIEPISNIPSALFVESTNPTSKYILETRLKYISKSNYYGSDYFLNKIGYKDKWDNVRRLGDAFYENQLVEKTLFEKLGTRFLNGKAFSMKELIDNAEIESKKQNLTIGSPLTREQIANLERDILWYEYQKVNDLNVLAPRVYLSKDTLNNINSSGKNRIAGIEKTTIVANKIDNAGIIGGSGKTYLEADEILNKSIGNSQAEIKGFDVELIGKNSIINQGSKIFARNNLNLISNENIFNRTTIKGFNYNFGELNRTRHTELENISEISANNLNIFAKNYSSIAAITRAINTNIEAINVNIEGLKLSGEQKFGKDDNNFNSYAFVRNVGSQLETENLSISADNLNILGSTVIADNALIDAKVLVKSEVDSEDRESRSKQKGFLSSKSKKEKVHDEENSASNLYVKNQGIITKDIDVVGSNLILGDNSQVLGKLTTDSIALNSTYSYEESKKGFSGSIGSGGFSVGYGKSESKLKEKDLTNAKSNLVLGDNVTLNKGAEITATNFKHGNIEINNGNITYGARKDTRDIETSSKSSGINLSVRIKSPALDRAKQGIDSFNQMKSGDILGGIASTTNTVTGIVSGLASNQGTKLPTSAVNKNNSNDDDDDDDDKNNQTNTVGKDNLKAAQANNNFYANIGVNLGFNKSSSKSNSHSESAVVTTIKGKDENSSITYNAVKNVEYVGTQAQDTKFIYNNVENITKKAVELKNYSLSSSKSSGISTGVTIGYGDGTQTSIDAVKVSASQSKMNTNGTTYQNGRFVNVDEVHNNTKNMTLSGFNQEGGKVTGNIENLTIESKQNTSITKGRTIGGSLSIAPNGMPSGSANYSQTNGERRVVDNASTFIIGDGSNLKVGKVENTASAIGTSGNGKLSIDEYVGHNLENVDKLKTVGGSVGVSTSGITSLGVNYSDRKQEGITKNTVIGNVEIGKSSGDEINKDLGSMTEITKDRDFKTDINIESQTINYIKNPEKFKEDLQKAKNEIYDIYHAVDSTVNLQGKEDRNILKQLGEVRQAKVILNVIDSRLDIAENQDDIAKAFEGVSEDLDYKVKVIYTDPSNSPQLIGVDKNGNKYIKDGTAYVDKDTGIGYILVNTESPANSTKAGVIGTIAEEQSHVIGKKEGRQKVVPDGSEKGLESLGKPTNDYFKIQYSKNDKAIGLKSDGKDYSNVDFGENVGDHISPEDLKFKKNYRDKVLPYNESYQNFLNNSLSIGLDFSPLGIAKGITEAILGYDTITGEKLELVTRTMGIIPVFDDIYKTGRSGIKLLTPTRKVEAVFADGTRLTINVDDTIRGTNNTKKIISSTNTSIPKIEVETPKIKPVKNIVGTKTGNKDLNNVINTRGKEHYVNLQADKLVNQVTAPIDFDGHIINGEINARGLAVGGHSTAGVNNNVRIERLHSVSSNGVRTADISVFDQNTNQWILKVKKMG; translated from the coding sequence ATGAAAAACAAAAGATTAATATCTATATTTTTTCAGTTTCTACTAAGTTGGAATATTTTTTCTGCTAATCTAGTTTTAGATCCAAACTCAAATCAAAATACAAGTTTAGATAAATCTCAAACAGGTATTCCAATAGTAAATATTGCTACTCCTAATCATAGAGGCGTTAGTGTAAATAATTTTTTGGAATACAATGTCGGTAAAGAAGGACAAGTTCTTAATAATGCTGACAATATCGGAAGATCTCATCTAGCTGGACTAATTAATTCAAATCCCAATCTAGGACCACACCAAGCAGCAAATCTTGCAGTTATCCAAGTAAAAGGAGCGAATAGATCCGATATAGAAGGATATATTGAAGCTCTAAGTAGAGAAAAATTAAATGTGATTTTAAGTAATGAAAATGGAATTTACTTAAATGGAGCAGGAACTATCAATATCAAAAACTTCACAGCAACAACAGGAAAAGTAAATTTTGTTGATGGTAATGTTAAAAATTTTGATGTTGAAAAAGGAAAAATTCTAATTGGAGATAAAGGTTTTGATTTAAGTAGTACAGATAAATCTCAAATCTTATCTAAATTGCTAGAAATACAAGGTAAATTAGTTGCTGGAGAAAAATTAGATTTAGTAACTGGCGAACATACTTTTGATATGGAAGAACATATTAGAAACAAAGATAAAAAAGGTGGGACCTTAGTTATCAGTGGAGATATGATTGGAGCAGGAAGTATGTATGCCAATCAAATTAAAATCCATCTGACTGACAAAAATTCTCTACTTAATATGGGTGGAATTTTTGCATTAAAACAAAATTTAGAAATAACAGCTGAGGGTAAGGTAAAAGTTAAAAATGTTCAAGGAAATGGAATAGATATTAAAGCCAAAGAATATGAACAAACTAATTCTGGACTATCACAAGACAATATTAAAATAGATGCTCAAAAAATAAAACTTGCTGGAGATAAAACTCAAGCTGAAAAAGAAATAGTATTAAAAGGTAATGTAGAAAATTCAGCCAATATATATACAAAAGAATTTTTAGAAACTAAAGATTTAATAAATAGTGGAAATGTAGCTACATTAAAAGATATAAAGGTTAACAATGTAAATAATACAGGAGAAATTGTTACTAATTCAAAATTTACAGCAGATAATGTAAAAACAACAAATAAATTAGTTGCAGTTAGCGATATTTCAGTTAAGAATTTAGAAAATTCTGGAGTAGTTGGGACAAGTTCTACACTTAATATAAATGGGAAATTAAATAATACTAAAGATATTCAAGCAAGTGGAAATATAAAGATTACAGGAAATGCTGAAAATACTGGAGAGATAGTAACTGGTGGAAGTTTTACAGCTAAAGATACAAAAACAACAAAAAAATTATTAGCTAAAGAAAATATTGCAGTAGGAAATTTAACAAATGAGGGATTAGTTGCAACCGAAGGAAAATTAGATATAGCTGGAAGTCTAAAAAATACTAAAGATATAGAAGTTGAAAAAAGTATTAAAGTTTTTTCTGATATATTGAATACAGGTAATATCTCAACAAATTTAACATTAACTGGAAAGAATACTATCAATAGTGGAGATATTAAAGTTAAAGAAAAAATTAATATTGATAATCTAACTAACAGTGGAAATATTTTAACTAATTCATCATTAGTAGCAAAAGATATTAAAAATACAAAAAATATTTTTGTTAAAGATGATATAAGTTCAGGAGCTATAGAAAATAAAGGGATTGTTCATGCTAAAAATATTACAACTAAAGGTTCTGTAATAAATGAAAATACTATTGAAACAGGAAATCTAAATATTATTGGAAATGAATTAAAAAACAATGGAAATAATTCATTAATTAAAGTTGATAATATAATGGCTAATGTAAATACAGTTGAAAATACAGGCGATTTACTAGCTTTAAATAATATAGTTCTAACAACGAATAAATTAACTAATACAAAAAATATTAAGGCATTAAATAAAATTGAAGCAAATAATAATGAGTTAAAAAATTCCGGTGAAATAGTTTCAAATAAAGAAATAAAGTTAAATGAAACAGATTTGGCAAATACAGGAAAGATAGCTTCAAATACTATTGAAATGAAAGATTTAAAAAATTTTTCAAATACTGGAGAAATTACAGGAACAGATGTAATCTTAACAACAAGTCAAGATGTAAATTTAGTTTCAAAATTACACGGAGAAAATAGCCTTACAATAAAAGCTAAAGATGTTGTAAATGATGGAGAAACAACAGGAAAGAATTTAATTTCAATAGATAGTAGAAATTTTACAAACAAAAAAGATTTATCAGCTCAAGATCTAAAATTAAAAGCTAATGAAAAAATAGAAAATAAAGCTATACTTAGTGGGACTAATGTAGATATTAAAACTAAAGATTTGGTAAATAAAGATTTACTTGCAAGTGAAAATGATTTGAAAATAAATTCTTTAGGAAAAATAGAAAATCAAAAGGCTAAAACAATTTATGCCGGTAAGAATTTGGATATAACAGGAAATATTATTGAAAACCAAGAGGGCGAAATATTAGCAAATAATATTTTCATTGAAAGTAAGAAATTAACAAATAATATTGGAACTATTCAAGCAGAAAATAAGCTAAGAATTAAGTCCGATATTGTAGAGAACATTGGGAAAGTAGATGATTACAATAGTTATGAAAGTTTTTATGAAACTTGGGATGTGGATTATTTAACTTTAGATGAAGTAAATAATTTGTGGAAAGAAAATATTTCAAGTTCATATTCAAAAAGAAGTCTCACTGAGAGTTCTTCAAAAAGAGCTCCAAGAAGAAATCAGAAAAGAAAATATGAAGAAATAGCTAAAAGAATGATTGAAAATCCACATCCATCATTATTGTTTCAAAAATATGATGCAAAAATGCGAAAAGATTTAGGGGGTGGAAATAATACAACAGGAACAGGAACAGCTGATATACAAAAAACTGCATTAAAAGAGAGACTGATAAGTAAAGCTAAGACTCATCATGGAAAGATTTTAGCGAATGATAATATTGATATTGAAGCAAAAGAAATTTTGAATAAAGATTCAATAATTTCTACAAAAGAGATTGTAACCATCAATGCAGATAAATTAGAAAATCTAGTAAGTACTTCTGGTGGTAAGATAAAAGTTAAAACAGGAGAAGAAAGTTTAAGTTTATCTGAAAATCATAGAAGTCCTAATGCAAGGAAGCCTTATCATAAGACGACAGATAGTATTTCTTATGTAAGAGATTTTCAAAACGATTACGTTTATGAGTATACTTTCCCAAATGGAAGAAAAGAAAGAAGTGTAGAAAAAAAGAACTATACTTATTTAGATGATGGCATTAGAGTAAGAGTTCCTTATGAAAGAATATACATAGGAAGATATGGTTATGTAACAGGTCAACCAAGCGTAATTGAGGGTAAATCTCTAGATATAAAAGTAAAAAATGAAGTTGTTCAAGCAATAGATGAAGCTAATGGAAGAAAAAGGGAAAATAAACCTGTCATTATTCCTGAAATGAAAAAAGAAACTGTTGCTCAAGGCAATTCTATTATAAATAACGAATTAGAAATTACTGACAAGAATATAAATAGAGAAATTGAAGTTGTTAGTAATATGTCTGAGATTCAAAATATAATAAATACTGGGAAAATTGAACCAATATCAAACATTCCATCAGCTCTATTTGTTGAAAGTACAAATCCTACATCAAAATATATTTTAGAAACAAGACTTAAATATATTTCTAAAAGCAATTACTATGGAAGCGATTATTTCTTAAATAAAATAGGGTATAAAGATAAGTGGGACAATGTTAGAAGACTTGGAGATGCTTTCTATGAAAATCAATTAGTAGAAAAAACCTTATTTGAAAAACTTGGAACAAGATTTTTAAATGGAAAAGCATTTTCAATGAAAGAATTAATTGATAATGCAGAAATTGAAAGCAAAAAACAAAATTTAACTATTGGAAGTCCTTTAACAAGAGAACAGATAGCTAATTTAGAAAGAGATATACTTTGGTATGAGTATCAAAAAGTAAATGATTTAAATGTTTTAGCGCCAAGAGTTTACTTATCAAAAGATACTTTAAATAATATTAACTCTAGTGGGAAAAATAGAATAGCCGGAATAGAAAAAACAACAATAGTTGCTAATAAGATTGATAATGCAGGAATTATTGGTGGAAGTGGAAAAACATATTTAGAAGCAGATGAAATCTTAAATAAAAGTATAGGAAATAGCCAAGCAGAAATAAAAGGTTTTGATGTTGAGTTAATAGGAAAAAATAGTATAATAAATCAAGGTTCGAAAATATTTGCGAGAAATAATTTGAATTTAATTTCAAATGAAAATATTTTTAATAGAACTACAATAAAAGGTTTTAATTACAATTTTGGAGAACTTAACAGAACAAGACATACGGAGCTAGAAAATATTTCAGAAATAAGCGCAAACAACTTAAATATTTTTGCAAAAAATTATTCAAGTATAGCAGCTATAACTAGAGCTATAAATACAAATATAGAAGCTATTAATGTAAATATTGAAGGCTTAAAATTAAGTGGAGAGCAAAAGTTTGGAAAAGATGATAATAACTTTAATTCCTATGCTTTTGTAAGAAATGTAGGCTCTCAATTAGAAACTGAAAATCTAAGTATTTCTGCTGATAATTTAAATATTTTAGGTTCAACAGTAATAGCAGATAATGCTTTAATTGATGCAAAAGTTCTAGTAAAATCTGAAGTTGATTCAGAGGATAGAGAAAGTAGAAGTAAACAAAAAGGATTCTTGAGTTCAAAATCTAAAAAAGAAAAAGTCCACGATGAAGAAAATTCAGCGAGCAATCTTTATGTAAAGAATCAAGGAATAATCACAAAAGATATTGATGTTGTAGGTTCTAATTTAATATTGGGAGATAATTCACAAGTTTTAGGTAAATTAACAACAGATTCAATAGCTTTAAATAGCACATATTCCTATGAAGAAAGTAAAAAAGGATTTAGTGGAAGTATAGGAAGTGGAGGATTTTCTGTTGGATATGGAAAATCAGAAAGTAAGTTAAAAGAAAAAGATTTAACAAATGCTAAATCTAATCTAGTATTAGGAGATAATGTAACTCTTAATAAGGGTGCAGAAATAACAGCAACAAATTTCAAACATGGTAATATTGAAATAAATAATGGAAATATTACTTATGGAGCAAGAAAAGATACAAGAGATATAGAAACATCATCAAAGAGCAGTGGAATAAATCTATCAGTAAGAATAAAATCACCTGCCTTAGATAGAGCAAAACAAGGAATAGATTCATTTAATCAAATGAAGTCAGGAGATATACTTGGAGGGATAGCTTCAACAACTAACACTGTCACAGGAATAGTTAGTGGACTTGCTTCTAATCAAGGAACAAAACTTCCTACAAGTGCTGTTAATAAAAATAATTCTAATGATGATGACGATGATGATGATGATAAAAATAATCAAACTAATACTGTTGGAAAAGATAATCTAAAAGCAGCACAAGCAAATAATAATTTCTATGCGAATATAGGTGTAAACTTAGGATTTAATAAATCAAGTTCTAAATCAAACTCCCATAGTGAAAGTGCAGTTGTAACAACAATAAAGGGAAAAGATGAAAATTCAAGTATAACTTACAATGCTGTAAAGAATGTTGAATATGTTGGAACACAAGCACAAGATACTAAATTTATCTATAACAATGTAGAAAATATTACTAAAAAAGCTGTTGAATTAAAAAACTATTCTTTATCAAGTAGCAAAAGTAGTGGAATATCAACAGGAGTAACTATAGGTTATGGAGATGGAACACAAACATCAATAGATGCAGTTAAAGTTTCAGCTTCTCAATCAAAAATGAATACCAATGGAACTACTTACCAAAATGGAAGATTTGTAAATGTAGATGAAGTACATAACAATACTAAGAATATGACCCTTTCTGGATTTAATCAAGAAGGTGGAAAAGTTACTGGAAATATAGAAAATCTAACTATTGAAAGTAAACAAAATACATCTATAACAAAAGGAAGAACAATAGGAGGAAGCCTAAGTATAGCACCAAATGGAATGCCATCAGGAAGTGCAAATTATTCACAAACCAATGGAGAAAGAAGAGTTGTAGATAATGCAAGTACTTTCATAATAGGAGATGGAAGTAATTTAAAAGTAGGTAAGGTAGAAAATACAGCTTCTGCGATAGGAACAAGTGGAAATGGAAAACTATCAATAGATGAATATGTAGGACATAACTTAGAAAATGTAGATAAATTAAAAACAGTAGGTGGTTCAGTAGGAGTATCAACTTCTGGAATAACAAGTCTAGGAGTAAATTATTCTGATAGAAAACAAGAAGGGATAACAAAGAATACAGTAATAGGTAATGTAGAAATAGGAAAATCTTCTGGAGATGAAATCAATAAAGATTTAGGCTCTATGACAGAAATAACAAAAGATAGAGATTTTAAAACAGATATAAATATAGAATCACAAACAATTAACTATATTAAAAATCCTGAAAAGTTTAAAGAAGATTTACAAAAGGCTAAAAATGAAATATACGATATTTACCATGCAGTAGATAGTACAGTAAATTTACAAGGAAAAGAAGACAGAAATATATTAAAACAACTTGGAGAAGTAAGACAGGCTAAAGTAATATTAAATGTAATAGATTCAAGATTAGATATAGCAGAAAATCAAGATGATATCGCAAAAGCCTTTGAAGGAGTATCAGAAGATTTAGATTATAAGGTAAAGGTAATCTATACAGACCCAAGTAACTCTCCACAATTAATTGGAGTAGATAAAAATGGAAATAAATATATAAAAGATGGAACAGCTTATGTAGATAAAGATACAGGAATAGGATATATTCTAGTAAATACTGAATCACCAGCTAATAGTACTAAGGCAGGAGTAATAGGAACAATAGCTGAAGAGCAAAGTCATGTAATAGGTAAGAAAGAAGGAAGACAAAAAGTAGTTCCAGATGGAAGTGAAAAAGGCTTAGAAAGTTTAGGAAAGCCAACAAATGATTACTTTAAGATACAATATAGTAAGAATGATAAAGCCATAGGCTTAAAGAGTGATGGAAAAGATTATTCTAATGTTGACTTTGGGGAAAATGTTGGGGATCATATAAGCCCTGAAGATTTAAAATTTAAGAAAAATTATAGAGATAAAGTATTACCATATAATGAAAGTTATCAAAATTTTCTAAATAATAGTTTAAGTATAGGATTAGATTTTTCACCTTTGGGTATTGCAAAGGGTATTACAGAGGCTATACTGGGGTATGATACAATAACTGGAGAAAAGCTTGAATTAGTTACAAGAACGATGGGAATTATTCCAGTTTTTGATGATATTTATAAGACTGGTAGAAGTGGAATAAAATTACTAACACCTACAAGAAAAGTGGAAGCTGTATTTGCAGATGGAACTAGGCTTACAATAAATGTTGATGATACCATAAGAGGTACAAATAATACTAAAAAAATTATTTCATCTACAAATACTTCAATTCCAAAAATAGAAGTAGAAACTCCAAAAATAAAACCTGTTAAAAATATTGTTGGGACAAAAACAGGAAATAAGGACTTAAATAATGTAATAAATACTAGAGGAAAGGAGCATTATGTTAACTTACAAGCTGATAAGTTAGTAAACCAAGTAACAGCTCCTATAGATTTTGATGGACACATTATAAATGGAGAAATTAATGCTAGGGGATTAGCAGTAGGGGGACATAGTACAGCAGGAGTCAATAATAATGTTAGAATTGAACGTTTACATTCGGTAAGTTCTAATGGAGTGCGTACAGCGGATATTTCAGTATTTGATCAGAATACTAATCAATGGATATTAAAAGTAAAAAAAATGGGATAA
- a CDS encoding ShlB/FhaC/HecB family hemolysin secretion/activation protein: MKILISFLILLLSSFSFATENLDRLIERDVQNFEQENRINERNLKNSEILNFSSEEIEKLNKSILNEEKMNTLKYHISKIEISDSENLLNDLLEEKIVKKYINKDLNSNDLENLLSELTNQLISKGYVTSYAKISDNSDVLAGLLKIDFVAGRVENIVFNDETNLDKLKKFFMFPLKNGDVLDNTKIDTVVENFNSLGANNVSVDIVEGTKPNYWIIKVNNEMKEKFTLSLNTNNYGEDYQNAFWRGGISLNIDSPLGIGDNLFFSYMTVHKKNPDRSWKQSSDTLPAGGILPIGPPGYDPSKGDVLPYKRQLDMYNFRYILRYKDYNFKFSTSKSVKDSSFYTFNTIYDMQSINNTVGFDIEKIIWRNKQSKLSIEAGIKTKHNENYLEEATLINRRLSIASIGLNYTTAIKKGILSLGFQYEKGLKNFGAEIDKNKIDKTPKAQFKKYNFSAMYYKPLTHNLISRTNIQASYSSDVLYSSERQTIGGIGSVPGYHRSDNLMGDKAIDIGTELAYNIKIPKNLGTLSPYLSYSYGAIENNRDKSKYGTGYATGIQIGMRYSAKYLDIDFGYGRAHKHSSYLKPKNHEIYFATSLKVKF, from the coding sequence ATGAAGATATTAATTTCTTTTTTGATACTTTTACTTAGTTCATTTTCTTTTGCCACGGAAAATTTAGATAGACTTATTGAAAGAGATGTTCAAAATTTTGAACAAGAAAATAGAATTAATGAAAGAAATCTTAAAAATTCTGAAATCTTAAATTTTTCTTCCGAAGAAATCGAAAAATTAAATAAAAGTATTTTGAATGAAGAAAAAATGAACACACTTAAATATCATATTTCAAAAATAGAAATATCTGACTCTGAAAATCTTTTAAATGACTTGCTAGAAGAAAAAATTGTAAAAAAATATATTAATAAAGATTTAAACTCTAATGATTTAGAAAATTTACTTTCTGAATTAACTAATCAATTAATTTCTAAAGGCTATGTAACAAGCTATGCTAAAATTTCTGATAATAGCGATGTATTAGCTGGGCTTTTAAAGATAGATTTTGTTGCTGGTAGAGTTGAAAATATAGTTTTTAATGATGAAACTAATCTTGATAAATTAAAAAAGTTTTTTATGTTTCCTTTAAAAAATGGAGATGTTTTAGATAATACAAAAATTGATACAGTTGTTGAGAATTTTAATTCTTTAGGAGCAAATAATGTGTCAGTTGATATAGTTGAAGGCACTAAGCCTAATTATTGGATAATTAAAGTTAATAATGAAATGAAAGAAAAATTTACTCTTTCATTAAATACAAATAACTATGGAGAAGATTATCAAAATGCCTTTTGGAGAGGAGGAATATCATTAAATATTGACAGTCCATTAGGAATTGGCGATAATCTATTTTTTTCATATATGACTGTTCACAAGAAAAATCCAGATAGAAGCTGGAAACAAAGTTCAGATACACTTCCAGCAGGTGGAATATTACCAATAGGACCTCCTGGATATGACCCAAGCAAGGGAGATGTACTACCATATAAAAGACAGCTTGATATGTATAATTTTAGATATATATTAAGATACAAAGATTACAATTTTAAATTCTCAACAAGTAAAAGTGTAAAAGATAGTAGTTTTTATACTTTTAATACAATATACGACATGCAATCAATTAACAACACAGTAGGTTTTGACATAGAAAAAATAATTTGGAGAAATAAACAAAGTAAACTTAGCATTGAAGCTGGGATAAAAACTAAGCACAATGAAAACTATTTAGAAGAAGCAACATTGATAAATAGAAGATTATCTATTGCGAGTATAGGATTAAACTACACAACAGCTATAAAAAAAGGAATTTTAAGTTTGGGATTTCAATATGAAAAAGGACTTAAAAATTTTGGAGCTGAGATAGATAAAAACAAAATAGATAAAACACCAAAAGCTCAATTCAAAAAGTATAATTTTTCAGCCATGTATTACAAACCTTTAACACATAACTTAATTTCAAGAACAAATATACAAGCTTCATATTCATCTGATGTGCTTTATTCGTCAGAAAGACAAACAATAGGTGGAATAGGAAGTGTTCCAGGATATCACAGAAGTGATAATTTAATGGGAGATAAAGCAATAGATATAGGAACAGAGTTAGCATATAATATAAAAATTCCTAAAAATTTAGGAACTTTAAGCCCATATTTATCTTATTCATACGGAGCTATAGAAAATAACAGAGATAAATCAAAGTATGGAACAGGCTATGCGACAGGAATACAAATAGGAATGAGATATAGCGCAAAATATTTAGACATAGATTTTGGTTATGGAAGAGCTCATAAACATTCAAGCTATTTGAAACCTAAAAATCACGAAATATATTTTGCTACATCATTAAAAGTAAAATTTTAA
- a CDS encoding DUF4198 domain-containing protein, with product MFSKKLMIAGLAMSVSMTSFAHFQMIHTADSNISGKTSVPFELVFTHPSDGVEAHSMDIGKDEKGKIHPVVEFFSVHNGEKKDLKAALKPSKFGEAPKQVTSYTFNLDKTTGLKGGGDWGLVVVPAPYYEAAEESYIQQVTKVLVNKDELATDWNNRLAEGYPEILPLSNPITWVGEIFRAQVVDKEGKPVPNAEIEIEYLNSNIKDSKFEGKLQEDKVATVIYADMNGYFSFVPVHKGYWGFAALGAGGEMQLNGKELSQDAVLWIEAK from the coding sequence ATGTTTTCAAAAAAATTAATGATAGCTGGTTTAGCTATGTCAGTATCAATGACTTCGTTTGCACACTTTCAAATGATACATACTGCTGATAGTAATATTAGTGGAAAAACTTCAGTACCATTTGAATTAGTTTTTACACATCCATCAGATGGTGTTGAAGCTCATAGCATGGATATCGGAAAAGATGAAAAAGGGAAAATTCATCCTGTAGTAGAATTTTTCTCAGTACATAATGGAGAAAAGAAAGATTTAAAAGCTGCTTTAAAACCTTCAAAATTTGGGGAAGCTCCAAAACAAGTTACATCATATACATTTAATTTAGATAAAACTACTGGTTTAAAAGGTGGAGGAGATTGGGGATTAGTTGTAGTACCTGCTCCTTATTATGAAGCTGCTGAAGAATCATATATCCAACAAGTAACAAAAGTTTTAGTAAATAAAGATGAGTTAGCAACAGATTGGAATAATAGATTAGCTGAAGGTTATCCAGAAATATTACCTTTAAGTAATCCAATAACTTGGGTTGGAGAAATATTTAGAGCTCAAGTAGTGGATAAGGAAGGAAAACCTGTACCTAATGCTGAAATTGAAATTGAATATTTAAATTCTAATATAAAAGATTCTAAATTTGAAGGGAAATTACAAGAAGATAAGGTTGCAACAGTTATATATGCAGATATGAATGGTTATTTCTCATTCGTTCCTGTTCATAAAGGATACTGGGGATTTGCAGCTCTAGGTGCTGGTGGAGAAATGCAATTAAACGGAAAAGAATTATCACAAGATGCAGTTCTTTGGATAGAAGCAAAATAA